TTAACTTCACCCATGAGCCTACTTCGCTTGTTGGGAAGcgtaatgaagtttcaaagggagttctTGCACTTGAATCATTCCTACACCTTCTGACCATCGTGCAACAAGTGGTCTTCATTCTATCAGCTGCATTTTGGAGGATTCAAGGAGATGTAACCTTACTACCAATGAACCATACATTCTACATTCCATCATGGAACCAAAGCTATATGCATTATCGACGATGAGTCATTGGAGTAACATCATGAGTTTCTCTTGGCGGGTTATGGGCATTTTCAAACTGACTAAGAGACATGTGTGCCGAATTATCATAACCATGACGTCTACGAGTATCATTCAATCAAAGAGGGCCAATTTGTGGTGGCGTTCGATTTGAGGATTCATACTACCAAACCTTGTTcgtgtcattcatttccatccagatttgaggacaaatccttctcaagtgggggggactgatgtgtgcacgggtgGCGGGaccttgaaggcttgaaggatgttaatcaagatacctacacattgatccaagcccacgaggagccaagtgatggttgttagtttgGGCTCTAGCCCGCTAGTTAGTCTTTGTAGTTTTTCCAAATAAAGGGGGTCGGCCAACTGTTGGGCCTTTTTAGTCTTGAGCCATCAAGTTAatgtttggattagttactagttgtagggcttgttgagtcatggattcggcccaccttgtccaaggcctAGCCGAACCTTTATCtcctttttactagcattagggtttTGTTAGCTTGCCTATATAGAGACTTGCTTTGTAACCATTAAGGGTAGACTCGATTGATTAATAAAATTGtcttcttgtgagaatttcgttcctttacttgtttttggcaagggttcttgaacAATCAcgtgttgtccttgattgttcgttcgacctatccacttgagtattcacctcgattagagtcgtcgttctaccaccttaaaccagctcgtgtcgtccgtgttgattttAGGTCCCGCAACCCAAGCTTTGGACaatctcgctagatccttgggcaaacgtactatgtgtctcgaaacgtgttgatcgagaaccgtatcagttggcttcggagcttaggtggaggtatcttctGTTATATCCGTTCTTTTGTCTTTGTTGAGTCGCCTAGAGTCCTTGTATTTCCGTtgccttgttaaaaaaaaaaaaaattctgtccgcaACTTGTTTATCATTGTTGAGTAGCTCGTTGTTTGCAATCTGTCCGTGGTTGTTGTGTCTTGTTGTCTAATATTTTCAGTCCGTTAGCGATATTTTGTTGTGTCAAATTTCTGGCCGTTTCGCATCACATCGTTGCTTCTAAATCTGTCTGTGATTGTGTTGCTTGTTTTGGGTCAAATCTGTCCGTAGTCTTGTGCATTGTTTTTGCGTCAAATTGGCTGTGGTTTGTGTGCACTTGGAAAGTACAAAATTCTGGTTGGAGTCCCCAAACTTGTTTTGGTTAGTTGGTCGTCGCTTGGGCAGCAAGAAAACCCACTCTTGCAGCGGCTTGGGTTGCTTCATGCGCTAGGACTTTTCAAGTTACGATCTGTCCAAGTTTCTCGTTGGTCGTCCAagctgtttttcttgttttccaaatctgaattttggttaaacttgttggtatttgtgaatcttaaagagaacctacaagaatatagggtttcttgaattttttgatCACAATGTTGAAGgttttgaagttcttgataaccTACGTGGGTGTTCTTAAAGGATCGTGAGTATCTTGATTGTTTTTGTGAATTGTTTGGGCCGaaccaaaatctggaaaaataatCCATTCGGTTAAAGCTTTGTGTTGTGTTTATTTGTTAcaagtccaaaaaaaaaaagaacaaaacagaaatgaaaaaaaaagagaaggaagaatcggttggcaaaacaaaacaagagaaaaaaaaagaggaaggcaACCGAATTGTGAGAAGGAAATTCTGATTTGCGCAATACtacttggagtagaatttggaaccttCTTAAAGGAGTTACAAGAAGGAAAGGAATTTTCCCTAAAAGATTTCCTAAACCAATCAAATTTTGCGCAATCCTTCTTGGAGGGAATTTGGAAGCttctaaaagttgtttcaagaagaaaatgttTTCTAAAAgatttccaaaaactaacttgtttccaaattcaattaggaaactagtggacagcttggataactctccttTTTCCACTTTACCAAGTCCATtcgaattaggaaactagggatcttcttatttcctttttccattctCGCGTATTCCAAATCTGTCCGCCTTAGAAAATTGCCAAAACCTTACACCATTGTGTccaaattgtttccaaattgtgtcattgttcttggttactcttgtgtgACATTTGGAGAACAATTTTTTGGATTTGtgcagcatttctcaactacctaacccaacaggtaaagttATTTGAGGGACATGGAGCAAAATCAACCAATCGCAGACTACTCGTTAATGTTCACTGCCATGAAGAACGAGTTCCGGCGAATTAGTgcgcaacaaatggaggagttgCATGCTCgctttgatgaactctccaagagtcTCACACGAAACTCTCGTTCTCGATCACACAACCGGAGTAACCAAGGCACCAAAGGAACACAAAGTGAAGACTACTCGGCTAGTGATATGATGAACGTGCCGAGAAGCCAAGGAGGGACATGTCTACAAACGAgctcaagggacttaaaattcaagtccccACGTTCAAGGGCAATAGTGATCCGGAAGGCCGCATCGAGATGGTTTTCGACTGCTACGactatagcgaggaacaaaaggtgaaagtTGCCACCGTTGAGTTCACCGGCTATGCACTAGTTTGTTGGGACCAAGTAAGGACCAATCGATGGAGAATGGGAGAACCACGAGTCCggacttggcgagaactcaGGGCATTGATGCGAAAGAAATTTGTTCCTAGTTACTACAATCGTGATCTCTACTCTaaacttcaaaccctcactcaaggcaataTGAGTGTGAAAGATTACTACAAAGAGATCGAAATGGCCATGACGAAAGCCAACATTCAAGAGGACAATTAGGCCACaatggcaaggttccttagatGTCTTAAacctgaccttcaagaagccttcgAGCTCCAACATTACCTGGACATACACAATCTTCTTGAATTGGCCATCAAGGCCGAGCGAGGCAAGAAATTAAGGAGGGGAGGCCGAACTTTCCAAACCTCCAATTCGGGTGCATGGAAGGGAGATCCAATCAGGAGAGCCACCCATGAGAGTGGGAATGCGATTACACCAAGCCCTTCTAGCCGCACCCTACGTAACTCCTGTAACCAAAATCCCAATTCTACCCCAAACAAATTTGTTGATGCATCTAGGTCCACTTCCAAGTCCACTCAAGAAACTCTTAAACCTAGGAGTAGGGATATTAAATGCTTCAAATGTCAAGGATTCGGACACATCCAATCTCAATGTCCGAATCAAAGGGTAATGCTCATCACTCACAATGGAGACGTCGTGTCGGATGATGACGATTGTGAGGAGATGCCCGGCTTGACCAAGGAGGAAAGCTTGGAAAATAATTCAGCCTAGGAGGAGTGTCCACCTACCCAAGGTGAAATTGACTGTTTGGTGGCACGAAGAGTGCTCACTGCCCGAATCAAAGATGATGAGCAATTGCAACGAGAGAACCTATTTTACACTCGACGTAAAGTCGGTGACAAAGTGTGCAGTCTCATCATAGATGGGGGAAGTTGCACCTATGTAGCAAGTTTGCTAATGGTAAAGAGCTTGGGGCTTCCTACAACTAGACATCCGCATTCCTATCGACTTCAAGGGTTAAGTGAAAATGGCGAAGTCCGTGTCTACAAGCAGGTACACCTTCCTGTCTCAATTGGTCAGTACTGTGATGAAGTCATGTGCGATATTGTACCTATGCATGCAACTCATGTGCTACTAGGAAGGCCATGTCAATTTGATAAACATGCTACCTTTGATGGTTGGTCTAACAAATATACTCTTTTGCACAATGATAAACGAATGGTCTTAATCCCTCTCACACCTTCACAAGTGTACGAGGACCAACTTAAATTGCAAAGAGAATGTGATTTAGACCGCCAAAAGAACAAACAACAAGGGGCCGAATCTGAAAATTGTTCGACCTCTACATTGGAGCCATTGGCCCAATGGAAGAATGTTGTTACTAGTGTTACAAATGCACAAGCATTAGTTAAGTCAAATACTAGGAAACAAAACATGATAATAAAGGCTAAGGATGATAGGAAAGTTATGCAATCTAATCAGCCTTTGTTACTTGTGCTCCGTAAACATGTGCTCTTGAATGCTGATGAATTCGAcaaggcattgccttcgagtGTAGTTGCTTTGTTGCAGGTTAAGCAAGAAGAGGTTGAGTTGATCATGGCATGTCCCATCCCTATACCCATTGGTGGATATCAGAGTTTTTAGGAAGTTTGGCTCTTAAGTGTTGTATCTCTTTACTATCCACTGGTATTTAACTTCACCCATGAGCCTACTTcgcttgttgggaggagtaatgaagtttcaaagggagttctTGCACTTGAATCTTTCCTACGCCTTCTGACCATCGTGCAACAAGTGGTCTTTATTCTATCAGCTGCATTTTGGAGGATACAAGGAGATGTAACCTTGCTGCCAGTGAACCATATATTCTACATTCCACCATGGAACCAAAGCTATATGCATTATCGACGAGGAGTCATTGGAGTAACGTCATGAGTTTCTCTTGGCGGGTTATGGGCATTTTCAAACTGACCAAGAGACAAGTGCACCGAATTATCATAACCATGACGTCTGCGAGTATCATTCAATCAAAGAAGGCCAATGTGTGGTGGCGTTTGATTTGAGGATTCATACTACCAACCCTAGTTcgtgtcattcatttccatccagatttgaggacaaattcTTCTCAAGTGggggggactgatgtgtgcacagGTGGCGGGaccttgaaggcttgaaggatgttaatcaagttacctacacattgatccaagcccacgaggagccaagtgatggttgttagtttggactctagcccgctagttagtctttgtagtttttccaattaaagggaGTCGGCCAACTGTTGGACCTTTTCAGTCTTGAGCCGTCAAGTTAATGTTTGGATTAGTTTCTAGTTGTAGGGCTTGTTGAGTCATGATTCGGCCCACCTCGTCCAAGGCTTGGCcgaacctttatttcctttttactagcattaTGGTTTCGTTaatttgcctatataaaggcttgctttgtaagcattaagggtagactcgattgattaataaaattgtcttctttcgattttcttcttgtgagaatttcgttcctttatttgcttttggcaagggttcttgagcaatctcgtgttgtccttgattgttcgtcTGACCTATCCACTTGAGCATTCACCTCGATTAGAGTCAtcgttctaccaccttaaaCCAACTCGTGTTGTCCGTTTGATTTTAGGTCCCGCaacccaagcgttggacaacctcgctagatccttggggaaacgtgctacgtgtctcgaaatgTGTTGATCGAGAACCGtgtcagttggcttcagagcttaggtggaggtatcttcgGTTATATCCGTTCTTTTGTCTTTGTTGAGTCGCCTAGAGTCCTTGTATTTCCGTtgccttgttaaaaaaaaaaaaattctgtccgcaACTTGTTTATCATTGTTGAGTAGCTCATTGTTTGCAATCTGTCCGTGGTTGTTGTGTCTTGTTGTCTAATATACTCAGTCCGTTAGCGATATTTTGTTGTGTCAAATTTCTGGCCGTTTCGCATCACATCGTTGCTTCTAAATCTGTCTGTGATTGTGTTGCTTGTTTTGGGTCAAATCTGTCCGTAGTCTTATGCGTTGTTTTTGTGTCAATTCGGCTGTGGTTTGTGTGCACTTGGAAAGTACAAAATTCTGGTTGGAGTCCCCAAACCTATTTTGGTTAGTTGGTCGTCGCTTGGGCGGCAAGAAAACCCACTCTTGCAGCGGCTAGGGTTGCTTCATGCGCTAGGACTTTTCAAGTTACGATCTGTCCAAGTTTCTCGTTGGTCGTCCAagctgtttttcttgttttccaaatctgatttttggtTAAACTTGTTGGtacttttgaatcttgaagagaacctaaaagaatctagggtttcttgaatttcttgatcacaatcttgaagtttttgaagttcttgataaccTATGTGGGTGTTCTTAAAGGATCGTGCGTATCTTGATTGTTTTTCTGAATTGTTTGGGCCGAACCAAAATCCGGGAAAATAATCCATTCGGTCAAAGTTTTGTATTGTGTTTGTTTGTTACAagtccaaaaaaaaaggaacaaaacagaaaaaaaaaaaagagaaggaagaatcggttggcaaaacaaaacaagagaaaaaaaaagaggaaggcaACCGAATTGTGAGAAGGAAATTCTGATTTGCGCAATACtacttggagtagaatttggaaccttCTTAAAGGAGTTACAAGAAGGAAAGGGATTTTCCCTAAAAGCTTTCCTAAACCAATCAGAATTGCGCAATCCTTCTTGGAGGGAATTTGGAAGCttctaaaagttgtttcaagaagaaaaggttttctaaaagatttccaaaaactaacttgtttccaaattcaattaggaaactagtggacagcttggataactctccttTTTCCACTTTACCAAGTCCATtcgaattaggaaactagggatcttcttatttcctttttccattcGCGCATATTCCAAATCTGTCCGCCTTAGAAAATTGCCAAAACCTTACACCATCGTGTccaaattgtttccaaattgtgtcattgttcttggttactcttgtgggaCGTTTGGAGAATAATTTTTTGGATTTGtgcagcatttctcaactacctaacctaacaggtaaaggtatttacCAATCGCAGACTACTCTTTAATGTTCACTGCCATGAAGAACGAGTTCTGGCgaattagtgagcaacaaatggaggagataCCCGGCTTGACCAAGGAGGAATGCTTGGAAAATGATTCAGCCGAGGAGGAGTGTCCACCTACCCAAGGTGAAATTGGGTGTTTGGTGGCACGAAGAGTGCTCACCGTCCGAATCAAAGAAGATGAGCAATTGCAACGAGAGAACCTATTTTGCACTCGATGTAAAGTCGGTGACAAAGTGTGCAGACTCATCATAGATGGGGGAAGTTGCACCAATGTAGCAAGTTTGCTAATGGTAGAGAGGTTGGGGCTTCCTACAACTAGACATCCGCATTCCTATCGACTTCATGGGTTATGTGAAAATGGCGAAGTCCGTGTCTACAAGCAGGTACGCCTTCCTGTCTCAATTGGTCAGTACTGTGATGAAGTCATGTGCGATATTGTATGTgtgaacccgtaaattttcatattttctagggttttattttatttaatcgcacgTTTTTCTGTgatttctttattagaaaattttttaactcGTTTGATGAGTAAATCCTATTACTCAGCCGGGAAATCCTGGTAATCATGCCGAGGGTGAGGATAAAGCAtttgaacgatttcaaaagttctcgccaccgaaattccttggaggaccagactCTGATGTGGCCGAGAGGTGGctagtgtgacagccccacctcagcCTAAGGCGAAcaaaagggttcagcggaccgcctgcccagctctcgccaggactacggagtcgaatcactcAAACCCTAGATAGGATGCGCGAGAACTCAACGGAAACgcacaattggagaccacccaGGGTTAAACCGAGCTTACCAAACCAAACGGAATTACGGGACGtcaattaaacacttatacatagagttacatcggagtcttgaaccaatgaaccaaAATATAAGCCAGAGTAGTCACGTTATACAAAatataattagggtttcagttacagaagagcataaacaaaagaagtcctacaactggttcaactcttttcttccaaaaatcttggtttcaaaacatgaaaccctgtaaggaaaaacaaaggtaacagaaaggggtgagcttacgctcaatgaggtaccagacatctagcagtaaaatcatggcatttcacattttacaaatcaggtacacacgccagatgtaaagcaaaggaactaATTATTCAAagaggaaggatacaggtggctctcaggaaccaaattcccatttgcgtcaccgaagcttgatcgaaataacagttgacactccgtcaacgtttaagagtaaccaataccgtagactccactttcttcgattccttccacctcacatacccccaccgggcccgaaatctaatcagatcagaaatggtaatactcgagtataccggaatcaagggtctcaatacccaaagatcccaaaatagactaccgtggttcgttatctaatcgaccaggcctttgccggcccgactcgagtaactggccacaggtgttgagctcagaggtcacagaaaggtcgttggataccagcttccaaacgacatcagaacagatacagatagcagatagcagattcagattcgcaccaaaatttggcatatgaacagacaagagaacgagtgtgataaagtacaccatcGTCTCAATCAAAATAATCAGATAGTTCAGTaattcatatcacagattgcatgtacagaaaccgagttaaacaacaagtgagggggagtggtacactcaccggttcaagtacagatacttcaaaagttttcacttcagattggctttaatcgccaagaaaccctaaaataatcaaagtaaaacaattgaaggttccactttcaaaaatcgagtatacagaatgcacatgtgaggctcgactaccagtcgtatgcctcgccaaataattacaaatgcaagggtgcaaaacatgatttttggaaacgaaaaggtaacatgaagacctaggctcaaacaacccaaaagcccttcatttctaccaaaaggcaattcaaacttaaaggaaccaaacggcctagaaaattggacagcatttcccttacatttgcttacttttccaaccgtcatggcttcattatttcctcaaatcaatcccaacatctcatccaaaaataatctcatttccaaaagccgttcactaggcttaaagtcattcaagtacaaaatttagctagaaaaatgaccggaaaggaaagtcaagccctaaaatattccaataagcacaataagactcgattacaagtcataaaccaatacCAAATACTactgaaatagggttccataagcatacataagcattagaggaaaccagaaaaatccggaaatggagttaagtgttaatcccaaaaaaaatagtttttgacattattttacggttttggtaccaatggcactacgattatcggatggaggtacaaaaTCCACTGTTTctaagctaagagatagggctacaatattccagaaggtcactcagcccagtttcgagtgtaactaggtcaaaaatgcaagatactacaccagaaccgcaaaaacaggttaacagaacgcattctggtgcaaacatcataaatcaggctacctaagtccaaatccagaaattccaaagccatccaaaatctaagatacagggatacatttcatcagaagacctcaacaaccaattcggaagcattcccaaccaaattaactaattacagaagcaaatctcaaattcggataaaaccagggtagcaagggtaattcagtcttttctcaagatacgctactccgattgacctaaaattttgtaggaatctctaaactatcattccctacaactttcatgttttaacccaaggccaattcagcctctaactatgagctataaaaccgggcagaatgtaattcaaagaaaccctactttccaattttctttctaaaacagaaattgcttgcaattaaccactttttccaccttctagcttccttaaataccatttccaatcatcatacataaccacataatcatattcatatgaaaacagaaaaatccccaaaaattataaaacttcatcaattcaaccaaaaatcaagatataatccataaaagtgcatcttatactaccaccaatcatgatttaagcatcattagagggaggagaggggtccttctcaacttaccttaggaacacaagagggagagcaactaatcactttagccttccaaacaactccacaaaacaactcactatcactcccttaagtgtttctatggagcaaaaacaagattcaatggttgatttggtagattggagcaagagtgaatcaagaagttgaagaggtttttcttttcttccttccttgagagagccggccacaagagcttggaaatgaagctaatttttggtaagtttttgGTTTAATGagtcaaatggtaaaacaagaaataatggtcaaaaggtaaacccaatagccaagtgacacttgtcacttatttaatgcaagtctatcactttatttcctctcacaccaatccaaattgcaacctctacttatctcttaacacccggtaaattaattccagtatccaaaacttaacctagttggccgaattttttcaaacttttcgcactagcgggtcccacgtccgatatacgctcttaatttctcaaaacctaaccgatactagaaaaatcatttaaaaattatatttactcataaaatttattttcacaatttttcgaataaagaaaaggtggaaaaacgtgtaattaaaagaaattaaaacctagaaatgaAGAacattacgggtcctcacagccAGAGAAAATGATTGATATCTTTGCCGCGTTACACTACACTGAGGAGcgacaggtgacttttgccatcttccaactggagggagcggcccgatcttggtggaatatcataaggctgaaatgggaaagagaacaaaccctaaggacatgggtgaatttcatgagagagttcaacacgaagtatttttcacctctgatccaggaaaagaaagaagatgagttcattaggctccACCAGGGAACTTAaaccgtcgccgaatatgagagccagttcaccaggtTGTCCAAGTTCGCTCCCGAGTTAATTGTGACcgagcaaaggaggataaggtgttttgtccaaggattaaatgttgagattcagaaagacctGGCCGTAGCCCAACTCAGTACCTTTAGTGACGCTGTAGaaaaagctcaacgagttgaaaatgcgaggttacAAGTCAAGaacttccaaaccaagaaaagggaatttcctggaagtagttcggagCAAGGGGATAAAAgtacgcctcctaagattggaaggggaaacggGGGAGAACAAGTACCGAGGATATCTTCGCTCCCGAGTTAATTTTGACcgagcaaaggaggataaggtgttttgtccaaggattaaatgttgagattcagaaagacctGGCCGTAGCCCAACTCAGTACCTTTAGTGACGCTGTAGAAAAAGCTCAACGATttgaaaatgcgaggttacAAGTCAAGaacttccaaaccaagaaaagggaatttcctggaagtagttcggagCAAGGGGATAAAAgtacgcctcctaagattggaaggggaaacggGGGAGAACAAGTACCGAGGATATCAAGTGGTGCCTCacagagaggctcagtctccgcttcccgtggtccttgcgggtactgtgggaagccgaatcacacggaggatgtttgctggaagaaaggaagaaaatgcctgcgttgtgggagcgcggaccatcaaatcgcaaattgcccaggccgatctcgagaaggggtaggagccaacagccaaccaccaccaaccctgaccagtcgaagggggaaaagaatggatcgaaagtgtcagctcggatgtactccttagaacaacatcaagtttCTGACCCATTTGAGGACTTGGAAGGTAAGATTCTAGTATCCCACCGTTTGCCGCTAGAATGGTGTATAAGAATTGCAATTTgacaaggaagaagaaactataccaaGGAATTCAATGAGCCTGGttagtgaaggggtacagattggTTAGTTAAGGATGCTACTCAATTTGACTGTGAGAtggaagtagtaaaatttttgtattccGAAAAAGGCAATggtaaggaatttcgaggacgaaattcttttaagggggagagagtgtgagaacccgtaaattttcatattttctagggttttattttatttaatcgcacatttttctgtaatttctttattagaaaattttctaactcGTTTGATGAGTAAATAGgattttaaaagtatttttctagtataagttaatTCATGAGCTTTTAACAgtatataccggatgtgggacccactagtgcggtaagttcgataaaattcggtcGACCAGAGTAAGTTTAgtataccggatttattttaccaggtgttaagagataagtagaggttcccaaatggattggtgtgagagagacaaaaggataagtgtgcattaataagggtgacaagtgtcaccttgtgatggAATCTTAagttttgaccactattcataactttaccatttaatcaaaattggccaaaaatcataTTCATTCTTtcccctcttggccgaattactctagggagaaaaggaaaaaaaatcttcaactttcttcatctCAAATCTTGCTCAATCATCCaatctaaccgattaaacttgagtttcctccataaaaccccttagtttagtggtattaaggttggtagtgaagtggtttggaaggctaaggtaccaagtttcttcttttcttgggtttgcaaggtaagtgaccaaggaacctttcctttaatcttgttaatgttcaattgatggcttatgagagttaaatagatggttttaggtgttgtttcatgccttgtggtggaaattggtgaattttcatatttattcatgattttatgttttcatatgattaatattgtgtgaccatggatgatggtctagtatgggttagaatgaagctttggtatgataattgtaatgattagtggaaaatttctggtttgaagcaaaaatttccagaattagggtttctattaggcctgttctgcccggtactgttacccctagttagaggccgaattggccttagcacaaaacatgaaagttgtagaggaggatgttttatagttttttgaaaaatttcaactcaatcagagcaacgtagcctataaaaagactgaaatacccctgatgccctgtttctatccgaacatgctaatcagcttctgtaattggttcatagggctataaaccgtgTAACTTTCAGACCCTAtttatgtctgtaccatttatggtgattttccaaagttgactgaaatattgtacctgttctgtctttcactggataaagcagcaacttgaggcttgaatttgactgacttgcgttctgaatcttatgaggatgttttctggaaagttatagccctttgaatttattttccaacggtataacttttactaattttggacttacacaacttgagatatgatttttcatataggatTGCGCGAAAC
This sequence is a window from Coffea eugenioides isolate CCC68of chromosome 7, Ceug_1.0, whole genome shotgun sequence. Protein-coding genes within it:
- the LOC113777156 gene encoding uncharacterized protein LOC113777156, whose protein sequence is MVKSLGLPTTRHPHSYRLQGLSENGEVRVYKQVHLPVSIGQYCDEVMCDIVPMHATHVLLGRPCQFDKHATFDGWSNKYTLLHNDKRMVLIPLTPSQVYEDQLKLQRECDLDRQKNKQQGAESENCSTSTLEPLAQWKNVVTSVTNAQALVKSNTRKQNMIIKAKDDRKVMQSNQPLLLVLRKHVLLNADEFDKALPSSVVALLQVKQEEVELIMACPIPIPIGGYQSF